One Drechmeria coniospora strain ARSEF 6962 chromosome 01, whole genome shotgun sequence genomic region harbors:
- a CDS encoding guanine nucleotide-binding protein alpha-1 subunit gives MGCGMSTEDKEGKARNEEIENQLKRDKMMQRNEIKMLLLGAGESGKSTILKQMKLIHEGGYSRDERESFKEIIFSNTVQSMRVILEAMESLELPLEDQRMEYHVQTIFMQPAQIEGDVLPPEVGGAIEALWKDRGVQECFKRSREYQLNDSARYYFDNIARIAAPDYMPNDQDVLRSRVKTTGITETTFIIGDLTYRMFDVGGQRSERKKWIHCFENVTTILFLVAISEYDQLLFEDETVNRMQEALTLFDSICNSRWFIKTSIILFLNKIDRFKEKLPVSPMKNYFPDYEGGDDYAAACDYILNRFVSLNQHETKQIYTHFTCATDTTQIRFVMAAVNDIIIQENLRLCGLI, from the exons aTGGGTTGCGGAATGAGCACCGAGGATAAGGAGGGCAAGGCCCGCAACGAGGAGATCGAGAACCAGCTGAAGCGGGACAAGATGATGCAGCGCAACGAGATCAAGATGTTGCTCCTCG GCGCCGGTGAATCCGGCAAGTCCACCATCCTCAAGCAGATGAAGCTCATCCACGAGGGCGGCTACTCTCGCGACGAGCGAGAATCCTTCAAGGAGATCATCTTCAGCAACACGGTGCAATCGATGCGTGTcatcctcgaggccatggagTCGCTCGAGCTGCCCCTCGAGGACCAGCGCATGGAGTACCACGTCCAGACCATCTTCATGCAGCCGGCCCAGATCGAGGGCGACGTCTTGCCCCCCGAGGTCGGCGGTGCCATCGAGGCCCTGTGGAAGGACCGCGGCGTGCAGGAGTGCTTCAAGCGATCCCGCGAGTACCAGCTCAACGACTCGGCTCGATA CTACTTTGATAACATCgcccgcatcgccgccccCGACTACATGCCCAACGACCAGGACGTTCTGCGATCCCGAGTCAAGACCACGGGCATCACCGAGACGACCTTCATCATCGGTGACCTGACGTACCGGATGTTCGATGTGGGAGGCCAGCGATCCGAGCGAAAGAAGTGGATCCATTGCTTCGAGAACGTCACCAccatcctcttcctcgtcgccatctccGAGTACGACCAGCTCCTgttcgaggacgagacggtcaACCGCATGCAGGAGGCCCTGACGCTCTTCGACTCCATCTGCAACTCGCGGTGGTTCATCAAGACGTCCATCATTCTCTTCCTCAACAAGATCGATCGCTTCAAGGAGAAGCTGCCCGTGAGCCCCATGAAGAACTACTTCCCCGActacgagggcggcgacgactaCGCCGCTGCCTGCGACTACATCCTGAACCGCTTCGTCAGCCTCAACCAGCACGAGACGAAGCAGATATACACCCACTTCACCTGCGCCACGGATACCACCCAGATCCGCTTCGTCATGGCGGCCGTCAACG ACATCATCATTCAAGAAAACCTCAGACTGTGCGGCCTGATCTAG